In the Deferribacterota bacterium genome, one interval contains:
- a CDS encoding cytidine/deoxycytidylate deaminase family protein — MQKISYIQGDIILRPTWDEYFIEIVNIVKKRSTCLRRQVGAVIALDNHIVATGYNGVPRGITHCDVTGCLRERLNVPSGERHELCRGLHAEQNAIIQAANYGTSLKGSTIYTNCKPCSICTKMIINAGIKRIVYEEHYNDKLADELLAETDIELARFSRDDTL; from the coding sequence AGGGGATATTATTTTAAGACCCACCTGGGATGAATATTTTATAGAGATTGTAAATATTGTAAAAAAGCGTTCTACATGTCTTAGAAGACAGGTGGGTGCTGTGATTGCTTTAGATAATCATATTGTGGCAACTGGTTATAATGGTGTTCCAAGAGGTATTACCCATTGTGATGTTACTGGTTGTTTGAGAGAAAGACTGAACGTTCCATCAGGCGAAAGGCATGAATTATGTAGAGGCTTGCATGCTGAGCAAAATGCTATAATACAAGCAGCAAACTACGGAACATCGCTAAAGGGTTCTACAATATATACAAACTGCAAGCCCTGTTCAATATGTACCAAGATGATTATAAACGCTGGTATAAAAAGAATTGTATATGAAGAACATTATAATGATAAACTAGCCGATGAATTGCTTGCTGAAACTGATATTGAATTAGCCAGGTTTTCAAGAGATGATACTTTGTAA